A single region of the Acidithiobacillus acidisediminis genome encodes:
- the hisS gene encoding histidine--tRNA ligase, with the protein MAKATLTAVRGMNDILPPETVAWQNLESAFRAVLALYGCAEIRLPIVEQSALFARAIGDVTDIVQKEMYTFADRNGDSLTLRPEGTAGVVRALIEHGGLRGQTPRLYYLGPMFRHERPQRGRYRQFHQLGVEFFGIASASADAEIIALSARLLQAAGVPARLQLNSLGTPQSRAVYREILLQYLRPQAEHLCSDCQERLERNPLRVLDCKVESCQEIARDAPQLLAHLDPESAAHFALLQKLLRSMDIAYEINPRLVRGLDYYHRTVFEWVAEGLGAQGTVLAGGRYDALVAQLGGPDTPAIGFALGMERLLALRAASMGEELAALPHVFLGALDAESLAAVFQRAEELRARGLRVISAGPASIKSLLKQAQRSGAHYQVLLGADDLAADSVLLKEQEGLAQWQGPWTALDQGLMQLGVDFS; encoded by the coding sequence TTGGCAAAAGCGACCCTCACCGCCGTGCGGGGGATGAACGACATCCTGCCGCCGGAAACTGTTGCCTGGCAAAATCTCGAATCGGCCTTTCGCGCTGTCTTGGCGCTTTATGGCTGTGCCGAGATTCGTCTGCCTATTGTCGAACAGAGCGCGCTGTTTGCCCGCGCCATCGGCGACGTGACGGATATCGTGCAGAAGGAGATGTACACTTTTGCGGATCGCAATGGAGATTCCCTGACCCTGCGGCCGGAAGGCACAGCCGGGGTCGTGCGCGCGTTGATCGAGCATGGGGGGTTGCGTGGACAGACGCCGCGCCTCTATTACCTAGGCCCCATGTTTCGGCATGAGCGCCCTCAGCGCGGACGCTATCGGCAGTTTCATCAGCTGGGGGTCGAATTTTTTGGTATTGCCAGCGCCAGCGCGGATGCGGAAATCATCGCCTTGTCGGCACGGCTTCTGCAGGCGGCCGGAGTGCCAGCGCGTCTGCAATTGAATTCCCTGGGTACGCCGCAATCGCGCGCCGTGTATCGTGAAATTTTGCTGCAGTATTTGCGCCCGCAGGCGGAGCATTTGTGTAGCGACTGCCAGGAGAGACTGGAGCGCAATCCCCTACGCGTGCTTGATTGCAAGGTCGAGTCGTGCCAAGAGATCGCCAGGGATGCCCCGCAGCTGCTCGCGCATCTGGATCCGGAGTCTGCGGCCCATTTCGCACTTCTGCAAAAGCTGTTGCGAAGCATGGACATCGCTTATGAGATCAATCCTCGTTTGGTACGCGGCTTGGACTACTATCATCGCACCGTTTTCGAGTGGGTGGCGGAAGGACTTGGTGCGCAAGGGACAGTCCTTGCTGGTGGGCGTTATGATGCCTTGGTGGCGCAGTTGGGTGGTCCGGACACCCCTGCCATCGGCTTTGCCCTGGGGATGGAACGCTTACTCGCGTTGCGTGCCGCCAGCATGGGAGAGGAACTCGCCGCGTTGCCGCATGTGTTTCTCGGTGCCTTGGATGCGGAGAGCCTGGCAGCGGTATTCCAGCGGGCGGAAGAATTGCGCGCGCGGGGACTCCGAGTGATCAGCGCGGGTCCCGCCTCGATCAAGAGCTTGTTGAAACAGGCGCAGCGTTCCGGCGCTCATTATCAGGTGCTACTGGGTGCCGACGACCTGGCGGCCGATTCCGTGCTGCTCAAGGAGCAGGAGGGACTGGCACAGTGGCAAGGTCCTTGGACTGCTCTCGATCAAGGACTGATGCAGCTCGGCGTTGATTTCTCCTAG
- a CDS encoding YfgM family protein: MTGPEFTAYLQRHRKLLIVFFVLIIAGVLAFFAYDKYQRHQIERAGVLYSEMSDSLASGNDATARASAETLLHNYHSTPYAAMARFYLARLDTDANKTAAAEAQLEKLVSNNDLPTGLQPLAQASLARLYIEQGKNQQALQLLQKPDKAFAAVDWELRGDAEAKMGQGAKARADYQKALAALPATDPYAAFLQMKMANLGVAG, translated from the coding sequence ATGACTGGCCCAGAGTTTACTGCATATCTTCAACGTCATCGCAAGCTGCTGATCGTTTTCTTCGTGCTGATCATTGCTGGAGTCCTGGCATTTTTTGCTTACGACAAATACCAGCGACATCAGATCGAGCGGGCTGGCGTGTTGTATAGTGAAATGAGTGACAGCCTAGCCTCCGGCAATGACGCGACGGCACGCGCCAGTGCCGAGACCCTGTTGCACAATTATCATTCGACGCCTTACGCGGCGATGGCGCGCTTCTACCTGGCTCGACTGGATACGGATGCAAACAAGACGGCTGCGGCTGAGGCACAGCTCGAAAAGCTGGTGTCGAACAACGATCTGCCGACGGGTCTGCAACCCTTGGCGCAGGCCAGCTTGGCCCGTTTATACATAGAGCAGGGAAAGAACCAGCAAGCGCTGCAGTTACTGCAGAAACCGGATAAGGCTTTTGCGGCGGTGGACTGGGAGCTGCGCGGCGATGCGGAGGCTAAGATGGGTCAAGGCGCCAAGGCGCGTGCCGACTATCAGAAGGCTCTCGCAGCCTTGCCCGCTACCGACCCCTACGCAGCATTCCTGCAGATGAAAATGGCCAATTTGGGAGTTGCCGGATGA
- the bamB gene encoding outer membrane protein assembly factor BamB produces the protein MTYWKASYGRGALRAAGTLGVLVALSGCGVWNWAFGPSAPRPQPVKAMHQEHVSVTFATDWQARLYGDWRLDPYNATKIRVTDSKIYLSDDSGHLIALSSAGRLRWVYRLDGKSPRGPTLADGVAYIGSDRGRLYAISAESGKKLWDVELGAEPTSPITVADHRLFLQLSNGHLLALNAHDGAVDWTFSLPQPSLLLRRSSGIVVAGQTLYTGFADGKLIALNVENGAELWRATVAIPHGNNELARMVDVAATPVVDGDQVIAAAYQGNIAAYSSSGGEEEWSRPLSTVITPILQDGKLFVAGSDGQVYAMDPSSGTVEWRNSRLKGQSLSGMALCDGKLVLSNYAGQVITLDPQTGHRMGQERVSSSGIQTAPVCVGKGRFLVLSGVGTLYQLQFQRP, from the coding sequence ATGACGTATTGGAAAGCCAGTTATGGGCGTGGCGCATTGCGTGCTGCCGGTACCTTGGGCGTGCTCGTTGCATTGAGTGGCTGCGGGGTTTGGAATTGGGCCTTTGGACCGTCTGCCCCGCGTCCCCAACCCGTCAAGGCGATGCATCAGGAACACGTCAGCGTGACCTTTGCTACCGATTGGCAGGCGCGACTTTACGGTGACTGGCGCCTGGATCCATACAACGCAACAAAGATTCGCGTTACGGATAGCAAGATCTATCTGAGTGATGACTCTGGGCACCTCATTGCGCTGAGTAGCGCAGGGCGTCTGCGTTGGGTATATCGCCTGGATGGGAAAAGCCCACGTGGGCCGACACTTGCTGATGGTGTGGCCTACATCGGCTCTGATCGTGGCAGACTCTATGCCATCTCGGCCGAATCGGGCAAGAAACTTTGGGACGTGGAATTGGGTGCCGAACCCACCAGTCCGATTACGGTGGCCGATCATCGACTCTTCCTGCAGTTGTCGAATGGTCATCTCCTGGCCCTGAATGCCCATGATGGGGCGGTAGACTGGACCTTCTCCTTGCCGCAGCCGTCTTTGCTGCTGCGTCGCAGCAGTGGCATTGTGGTGGCTGGGCAAACTCTCTATACGGGGTTTGCGGATGGCAAATTGATTGCCTTGAACGTCGAAAATGGTGCGGAGTTGTGGCGGGCCACGGTTGCCATTCCGCATGGTAACAATGAATTGGCGCGTATGGTGGATGTTGCTGCCACTCCGGTTGTGGATGGTGATCAGGTGATTGCTGCCGCCTATCAAGGGAATATAGCTGCGTACAGCAGCAGCGGGGGCGAGGAAGAGTGGAGTCGACCCTTGTCGACGGTGATCACCCCCATTCTGCAGGATGGAAAGCTGTTCGTTGCCGGCAGTGATGGCCAAGTCTACGCAATGGATCCCAGCAGTGGCACGGTGGAATGGCGCAACAGCCGTCTGAAAGGGCAGTCATTGAGTGGTATGGCGCTCTGCGACGGCAAGCTGGTGCTGAGCAACTACGCTGGTCAGGTCATCACCCTGGACCCCCAAACTGGCCATCGCATGGGTCAGGAACGGGTCTCCAGCAGCGGCATCCAAACGGCCCCAGTCTGTGTCGGCAAAGGTCGGTTTTTGGTGCTGAGTGGGGTTGGCACCCTATATCAGCTCCAGTTTCAGCGGCCCTAA
- the der gene encoding ribosome biogenesis GTPase Der → MAAILALLGRPNVGKSTLFNRLTRSREALVADLPGFTRDRHYGSARHQDRDFLVIDTGGFEPEEREGLVAAMAGQTRQAIAEADVLLFLVDAKEGLSAQDDEIARELRRSGKPVLLLINKMDVRHAVAELPEFHRLGLGAPITLSAAHGHGMDQLWTAITAAIPESSAPADANPEMEEGPAIAVLGRPNVGKSTLVNAMLGEKRVIVFDQPGTTRDSIRIPYERQGRRYVMIDTAGVRRRARVGEGLEKLTVLKTLAALREADVVLMVMDAHAGVSDQDAHLVGVAVELGRPIVLVLNKWDDLEPRQRERIKQDLERRMVFLRYAPFHSISALHGSGVGELYRSIDKLWKNSQRHFSTGELNRLLEDILTSHQPPLVAGRRIKLRYCHQGGTQPITLVFHGNQLDRLPGAYKRYLETAFRTALKLDGVPIRLLFRQGENPYASQGARA, encoded by the coding sequence ATGGCGGCCATACTCGCGTTGCTAGGACGACCCAACGTCGGAAAATCGACGCTGTTCAACCGACTCACGCGCAGTCGCGAGGCCCTTGTCGCCGATTTGCCTGGCTTCACCCGCGATCGTCATTACGGATCGGCGCGGCACCAGGATCGGGATTTTTTGGTCATCGACACCGGCGGGTTCGAGCCAGAAGAGCGAGAGGGCTTGGTCGCAGCAATGGCTGGCCAGACCCGCCAGGCGATTGCAGAAGCCGATGTTCTCCTGTTTTTGGTCGATGCCAAAGAGGGGCTGTCGGCGCAGGATGACGAGATTGCCCGCGAGTTGCGGCGCAGTGGTAAACCGGTTTTGTTGCTGATCAACAAGATGGATGTGCGTCATGCCGTTGCCGAGTTGCCCGAGTTCCATCGTCTTGGCCTAGGCGCCCCAATCACCCTGTCTGCCGCCCACGGTCATGGCATGGATCAACTCTGGACGGCTATCACCGCTGCCATCCCAGAGTCCTCTGCGCCAGCAGACGCCAACCCGGAAATGGAAGAGGGGCCGGCCATCGCCGTGCTTGGCCGACCGAATGTTGGGAAGTCCACCCTGGTCAACGCAATGCTCGGAGAAAAACGAGTGATTGTCTTTGATCAGCCGGGTACCACCCGGGATAGCATCCGCATTCCCTATGAGCGGCAGGGCCGACGCTATGTCATGATTGATACCGCTGGCGTGCGGCGACGCGCGCGCGTTGGCGAGGGGCTGGAAAAACTCACGGTGCTCAAGACCCTGGCCGCCCTGCGGGAAGCGGACGTGGTGTTGATGGTAATGGATGCCCATGCGGGAGTCAGCGATCAGGATGCACATCTGGTCGGCGTGGCGGTGGAGCTCGGTCGTCCTATCGTGCTGGTACTCAACAAATGGGATGATCTGGAGCCCCGCCAGCGCGAGCGGATCAAGCAGGATCTCGAACGCCGCATGGTCTTTCTTCGCTACGCCCCATTCCATAGTATCTCGGCGTTGCATGGCAGCGGGGTAGGGGAGCTCTATCGTAGTATCGACAAGCTCTGGAAAAACAGTCAGCGGCATTTTTCTACCGGCGAATTGAATCGTTTGTTGGAGGACATCCTGACCAGCCATCAACCGCCCTTGGTGGCGGGTCGCCGCATCAAACTGCGCTATTGTCATCAGGGCGGTACACAACCGATCACCTTGGTTTTCCACGGCAATCAGCTCGATCGCTTGCCAGGTGCGTACAAGCGTTATCTCGAGACCGCCTTCCGCACGGCACTCAAGCTGGATGGGGTTCCTATCCGACTGCTCTTTCGTCAAGGAGAAAATCCCTACGCGAGCCAGGGAGCGCGGGCATGA
- a CDS encoding SixA phosphatase family protein — MDRRCVLDLVLVRHAEAEDHSSDGTDTSRRLTARGQEQAATVARALGAFALQEGLEIWFSPKLRTQQTAEALQCELHAPIFQPQPALATGDFSRLAFAWQERIPGHLILVGHQPFLGDWCADLCGLHLPMSKASVTFLRTKDDGSRFQFLGHLRVELLQFLARA; from the coding sequence TTGGACAGGAGGTGCGTCCTGGATCTCGTCCTGGTTCGCCACGCTGAGGCGGAAGACCATAGTAGCGATGGAACAGATACTAGTCGGCGCTTGACAGCGCGCGGACAAGAGCAGGCTGCAACCGTGGCACGTGCCTTGGGCGCCTTTGCCCTGCAGGAGGGGCTCGAAATCTGGTTCAGTCCCAAACTGCGCACGCAGCAGACGGCGGAGGCTTTGCAGTGCGAATTGCATGCGCCGATATTCCAACCCCAACCTGCCCTGGCTACTGGTGACTTTTCCCGGCTGGCATTTGCATGGCAGGAACGCATTCCCGGGCACTTGATCCTGGTCGGTCATCAGCCGTTTCTGGGTGACTGGTGCGCCGATCTTTGCGGACTGCACCTACCGATGAGCAAGGCCAGCGTGACCTTCCTACGCACAAAGGACGATGGCTCTCGTTTTCAATTTCTCGGACATCTGCGCGTGGAGTTGCTCCAGTTCCTGGCCCGCGCCTGA
- a CDS encoding DsrE family protein — MSENQAPDLVIILITGPENPKRLPSAFFMAATAAAAEQRVVMYFTGPATELLAKGKAETIFPMPGGKSVADFMKLAEDNDVQMIGCMQSLELNGMTKDDLAKDLPLLNPSNALPTLAAAGRVLTW; from the coding sequence ATGTCTGAAAATCAAGCCCCCGATCTGGTAATCATCCTCATCACTGGTCCCGAGAATCCAAAGCGTTTACCCTCGGCCTTTTTCATGGCGGCGACGGCTGCTGCGGCAGAACAGCGCGTTGTCATGTACTTTACCGGTCCGGCGACGGAGCTTCTCGCCAAGGGCAAGGCGGAGACGATTTTCCCCATGCCCGGCGGGAAAAGCGTAGCCGATTTCATGAAACTTGCCGAAGATAACGATGTGCAAATGATTGGCTGCATGCAATCGCTGGAGCTGAATGGTATGACCAAGGACGATTTGGCCAAGGATCTACCGCTCCTGAATCCCAGTAATGCGTTGCCTACCCTCGCTGCCGCAGGTCGGGTATTGACCTGGTGA
- a CDS encoding cytochrome b/b6 domain-containing protein produces the protein MAAAIRENIQDSLVYPRGARVLHLGLVVLFSFELLNSILALWFQRFSLFQWHIVAGIALAIWLLISWLVYWSTAWGRQLLWVWYGPRTIQAVIRDLGALLRGKLPGHGPRPGLSSWWQGMFLLLASWVTFTGTAAWMTMQGYFTAPGLTHLGLSSMRLGTPILLYFWLGHVAMAVYHALRRQPLWSIFSLR, from the coding sequence ATGGCGGCCGCTATCCGCGAAAATATCCAAGACTCTTTGGTCTATCCCAGGGGGGCGCGTGTTCTGCACCTGGGCTTGGTCGTGCTGTTCAGCTTTGAATTGCTCAATTCCATTCTCGCCCTCTGGTTTCAACGTTTTTCTCTCTTTCAATGGCATATTGTCGCCGGCATTGCCTTGGCAATCTGGTTACTTATTTCCTGGCTGGTGTATTGGTCAACCGCGTGGGGCCGACAGTTGCTTTGGGTGTGGTACGGTCCACGCACGATTCAAGCTGTCATCCGAGATCTTGGCGCGTTACTGCGCGGCAAGTTGCCGGGACATGGTCCGCGGCCGGGTTTGTCTTCTTGGTGGCAGGGGATGTTCCTGTTATTGGCGAGCTGGGTAACCTTCACGGGTACTGCCGCATGGATGACCATGCAAGGCTATTTTACCGCGCCCGGGTTGACCCATTTAGGCCTGAGTTCGATGCGCTTGGGCACCCCAATCTTGTTGTACTTCTGGCTAGGGCATGTCGCGATGGCCGTCTATCATGCGCTACGGCGACAGCCCTTGTGGTCTATTTTCTCACTTCGCTGA
- a CDS encoding molybdopterin-dependent oxidoreductase, translated as MQRRDFLLQTSGLLGIAASGLLLPAWARAGTIPVFPEYYTYTGFYPKIDPQNYRLRCGGLIAKESTFTLAELYQRSRLPIVRTFHCVTGWTVANVHWQGIQLADFLAELQPQSNARFVVFHSADGVYLDSLTMEQARAPGVILATHIAGQPLLRKGGYPLRLLVPQMYGYKSVKWVNRIDLTDARPEGTWERDGYPANAYIKKGFRWSDLL; from the coding sequence ATGCAACGGCGAGATTTTCTGCTTCAAACTTCAGGTCTCTTGGGAATTGCCGCGAGTGGATTGCTGCTGCCTGCGTGGGCGCGGGCGGGCACCATCCCCGTATTTCCCGAATACTACACCTACACCGGTTTTTACCCCAAAATCGACCCGCAGAACTACCGCTTGCGCTGTGGCGGACTCATTGCCAAAGAAAGCACCTTTACCCTTGCAGAACTCTATCAGCGCAGCAGATTGCCGATCGTTCGCACCTTTCACTGCGTGACGGGCTGGACCGTGGCGAATGTGCACTGGCAGGGTATCCAGCTGGCGGACTTTCTCGCGGAGTTGCAGCCACAATCCAACGCGCGTTTTGTGGTTTTCCACAGCGCTGACGGGGTCTATCTGGATAGTTTGACGATGGAGCAGGCGCGTGCACCGGGGGTGATCTTGGCGACGCATATTGCCGGCCAACCATTGCTCCGGAAAGGTGGTTATCCACTACGTTTGCTGGTGCCGCAGATGTATGGCTACAAGAGCGTAAAGTGGGTCAATCGCATTGATCTTACGGATGCGCGTCCTGAGGGAACTTGGGAACGGGATGGCTATCCGGCCAATGCATATATCAAGAAAGGCTTTCGTTGGAGCGATCTTCTCTAG
- the pstS gene encoding phosphate ABC transporter substrate-binding protein PstS — translation MLLRSKKTVASAMKGVVVASLLSLAAVAATPAVAAPQVSLLETGSTLLYPLFNLWVPAYTKMHPSVKITTQGTGSGTGIAQSISGVAQIGASDAYMSDAQVKMHPMLNIPLAISIQMINYNLPGLNNKHIKLSGPVLADIYSGKISNWDAPEIAKINPGIKLPNHKIIPIHRTDGSGDTFIFTTYLSDTNPEWAKSVGYSTTVSWPTVQGGIGAVGNPGMVEALKSTPYGVAYIGISWKAPVEKAGLGIAMLQNRAGNFVLPTVANAKAAAGEMVSKTPADERISLVYAPGKNAYPIINYEYAIVKKQQPNAETAAAMRDFLNWALDPKGGNALHFMEAVHFVPLPASAAELSRKQVAEIH, via the coding sequence ATGTTGCTACGTTCCAAGAAGACTGTCGCCAGCGCTATGAAGGGTGTTGTTGTTGCTTCCCTCCTCAGTCTTGCTGCCGTCGCCGCTACGCCCGCTGTTGCTGCTCCCCAGGTGAGCCTGTTGGAGACCGGTTCGACCCTTCTCTACCCATTGTTCAATCTGTGGGTGCCCGCCTACACCAAGATGCATCCCAGTGTGAAGATCACCACGCAGGGAACGGGTAGTGGTACGGGTATCGCGCAGTCCATTTCCGGTGTGGCACAGATCGGTGCTTCGGACGCCTACATGTCTGACGCGCAGGTAAAGATGCACCCGATGCTCAATATCCCCCTGGCCATCTCCATTCAGATGATCAACTACAACCTCCCGGGTTTGAACAACAAGCATATCAAGTTGTCTGGCCCAGTGTTGGCGGATATCTACTCTGGTAAGATCAGCAATTGGGACGCCCCGGAAATAGCCAAGATCAACCCGGGCATCAAGCTGCCCAACCACAAGATCATTCCGATTCATCGTACGGATGGTTCCGGTGATACCTTTATCTTCACCACCTACCTTTCTGATACCAACCCTGAGTGGGCGAAGAGTGTCGGTTACAGCACGACGGTGAGCTGGCCGACGGTGCAGGGTGGTATCGGTGCTGTGGGTAACCCGGGCATGGTCGAAGCCCTGAAGTCCACCCCCTATGGCGTTGCCTATATTGGTATTAGCTGGAAGGCACCGGTAGAGAAGGCGGGCCTGGGTATCGCCATGCTGCAGAATCGTGCTGGTAATTTTGTACTGCCCACGGTGGCCAATGCCAAGGCTGCAGCTGGTGAAATGGTCAGCAAGACTCCGGCGGATGAGCGTATCAGCTTGGTCTATGCGCCAGGGAAGAACGCCTACCCCATCATCAACTATGAGTATGCGATCGTGAAGAAGCAGCAGCCGAACGCCGAAACGGCTGCGGCAATGCGTGACTTCCTCAATTGGGCTTTGGACCCGAAGGGCGGCAACGCGCTGCACTTCATGGAAGCAGTGCATTTTGTGCCGCTACCTGCCAGTGCGGCGGAGTTGTCGCGCAAGCAGGTTGCTGAGATTCACTAA
- the pstC gene encoding phosphate ABC transporter permease subunit PstC: protein MKISVFRISLVGTASFLPLSLLALVIFLVTYSWPAIHYNGLDFLWTNDWNLGNLYGNPVEIHGQQVMPGARYGIWFLVVGTLASSFLALLFALPIAVGAAYFLVEVMPKWLSGPLALLVDLLAAIPSVVFGLWGYALLIPFLGQTVYPWLAQHIGFIPYFGGSPGSGYGLLTTAVVLAFMIIPLISATMREGISAIEPSLKEAGVGLGLNRLEVLWNITLPKLKTTLVGVSILALGRALGETMAVVMVSGNALNYLPNNIYTPISTMAAFIVSQLESALQDPTNMAVEALAEVALVLLVLTVIVNIIARLILWGAKVRS from the coding sequence ATGAAAATTTCCGTTTTTCGTATCAGTTTGGTCGGTACTGCGAGTTTTTTGCCCCTCTCGCTGCTGGCCCTTGTAATTTTTCTCGTTACTTATTCCTGGCCGGCCATCCATTACAATGGCCTGGATTTTCTCTGGACCAATGACTGGAATCTGGGCAACCTCTACGGTAATCCTGTTGAGATTCACGGTCAGCAAGTCATGCCTGGGGCGCGCTACGGCATTTGGTTTCTTGTTGTTGGGACGCTGGCCAGCTCGTTTCTCGCCTTGCTATTCGCACTCCCCATTGCGGTGGGGGCGGCCTACTTTCTGGTAGAAGTGATGCCGAAATGGCTGTCTGGGCCCCTGGCATTGTTGGTCGACTTGTTGGCGGCGATTCCTAGTGTGGTCTTTGGTCTGTGGGGTTACGCCCTGCTGATCCCTTTTTTAGGCCAAACGGTTTATCCTTGGCTTGCTCAGCATATCGGTTTCATCCCGTACTTTGGCGGAAGTCCGGGGAGTGGCTATGGTCTGCTGACGACGGCTGTTGTCCTCGCCTTCATGATCATTCCCCTCATTTCCGCCACCATGCGGGAGGGAATCAGCGCCATAGAACCTTCCCTCAAAGAGGCGGGGGTGGGACTTGGTCTCAATCGCCTGGAAGTGCTTTGGAACATCACCCTGCCCAAGCTCAAAACAACCTTGGTCGGTGTATCGATCCTAGCCTTGGGGCGCGCTTTGGGAGAGACCATGGCCGTCGTCATGGTGAGCGGCAACGCATTGAATTATCTGCCGAATAATATTTATACACCCATTTCTACCATGGCGGCGTTCATCGTATCGCAGCTCGAGAGTGCCTTGCAGGACCCGACCAATATGGCGGTTGAAGCCTTGGCCGAGGTTGCTCTGGTATTGCTCGTTTTGACAGTGATCGTCAATATCATCGCACGGCTGATCCTGTGGGGAGCGAAAGTCCGATCATGA